Proteins encoded by one window of Pseudonocardia alni:
- a CDS encoding cytochrome P450 has product MTAPIPEFPLPRAAGCPFDPPPELLGLHARGPVGRVRIWDGSTPWFVTGHALQRELLSDPRVSADPTNDGYPHVTAGIKARHADARSFITMDDPEHRRLRRMLTSPFAVRRVEALRPTIRRIVDERIDAILDGPRPVDLVAAFALPVPTMVICELLGVPYADHEFFQRSSHVLIHRYSTVEQVLAAQRGLVGYLEDLIARRLTDPAEDILSRMAARHVATGELTSSELASMLLLILVAGHETTANMIALGTLALLGHPEQLAALRTTGDPALVVGATEELLRYLPIVHSARRRVALADIALPDGTTIRAGDGIVLPNDVGNRDPEAFPDAERLDIRRDARHHVAFGFGPHQCLGQPLVRVELQVVYGTLYRRIPTLRLAVEPSEVRFKHDGLIYGVHDLPVTW; this is encoded by the coding sequence ATGACCGCCCCGATCCCCGAGTTCCCCCTGCCGCGTGCGGCCGGCTGCCCGTTCGACCCGCCGCCGGAGCTGCTCGGACTGCACGCGCGCGGGCCGGTCGGCCGGGTCCGCATCTGGGACGGCAGCACGCCGTGGTTCGTCACCGGACACGCGCTGCAGCGCGAGCTGCTCAGCGACCCGCGGGTCAGCGCCGACCCCACCAACGACGGCTATCCGCACGTCACGGCCGGGATCAAGGCACGCCACGCCGACGCGCGCTCCTTCATCACCATGGACGATCCGGAGCACCGGCGGCTGCGCCGGATGCTGACCAGTCCGTTCGCCGTACGGCGGGTCGAGGCCCTCCGGCCCACGATCCGGCGGATCGTCGACGAGCGGATCGACGCGATCCTCGACGGACCGCGTCCCGTCGACCTCGTCGCGGCCTTCGCACTGCCCGTGCCGACGATGGTGATCTGCGAGCTGCTCGGGGTGCCCTACGCCGACCACGAGTTCTTCCAGCGGTCGAGCCACGTGCTCATCCACCGGTACTCGACGGTGGAGCAGGTGCTCGCCGCGCAGCGGGGGCTGGTCGGGTACCTGGAGGACCTGATCGCGCGGCGGCTCACCGACCCGGCCGAGGACATCCTGTCGAGGATGGCGGCCCGGCACGTCGCCACCGGTGAGCTGACCTCGTCCGAGCTGGCGTCGATGCTCCTGCTGATCCTCGTCGCCGGTCACGAGACCACGGCCAACATGATCGCGCTGGGCACGCTCGCGCTGCTCGGCCACCCCGAGCAGCTCGCGGCGTTGCGCACGACCGGGGACCCGGCGCTGGTGGTGGGCGCGACCGAGGAGCTCCTGCGGTACCTGCCCATCGTGCACTCCGCGCGGCGCCGGGTGGCACTGGCCGACATCGCGCTCCCCGACGGGACCACGATCCGCGCCGGCGACGGCATCGTGCTGCCCAACGACGTCGGCAACCGCGACCCCGAGGCCTTCCCCGACGCCGAGCGGCTCGACATCCGCCGCGACGCCCGGCACCACGTGGCGTTCGGTTTCGGCCCGCACCAGTGCCTGGGGCAGCCGCTCGTGCGGGTCGAGCTGCAGGTCGTCTACGGCACGCTCTACCGCCGCATCCCCACCCTGCGCCTCGCCGTCGAGCCGTCCGAGGTGCGGTTCAAGCACGACGGCCTGATCTACGGCGTCCACGACCTGCCCGTCACGTGGTGA
- a CDS encoding cytochrome P450 — protein MPRPPSIPLAPGALPVLGHAVPLLRDALAFTSSLPALGPLARIRLGPFSVVMACDPDVTRQVLLDDRTYDKEGPVIERIREVAGNGLSTCPHSSHRRQRRLCQPSFQGDRFPGYAEVFAATAEASSIAWHTGQHLDVTREMMTLTARATMETIFSGELPADVVDRSIDDTTTLVRGVFRRMLTPPLLSRLPIPFNRRFDEARGRLLDVVATIVANRRADPTDHGDLMSSLLGAVDDGETLTDAELADQVLTFFIGGTETAANTLAWALHLLATHPEVQDQVAAEACAAGGAEPPPLDGVTGRVLTETLRLFPPAWLFTRTLTSDTELGGVALPSGTVVAVSPYLIQHRADLHPDPDRFDPGRWVDRAPDRSAYLPFGAGARKCIGDRFALTEMVAALHAVLRRWRVEPLSPEPFRPAVEATITARGLTLRVVARGAAPAVGEPSAGAGCPA, from the coding sequence ATGCCCCGCCCCCCGTCGATCCCGCTCGCACCCGGCGCGCTGCCGGTGCTGGGCCACGCGGTACCGCTGCTGCGGGACGCGCTCGCGTTCACCTCGTCGCTGCCCGCGCTCGGGCCGCTGGCGCGGATCCGGCTGGGCCCCTTCTCGGTCGTCATGGCCTGCGACCCGGACGTGACCCGTCAGGTCCTGCTCGACGACCGCACCTACGACAAGGAGGGCCCGGTGATCGAGCGGATCCGCGAGGTCGCCGGCAACGGCCTGTCGACCTGCCCGCACAGCAGCCACCGCCGGCAGCGGCGGTTGTGCCAGCCCTCGTTCCAGGGCGACCGGTTCCCCGGCTACGCCGAGGTGTTCGCCGCGACGGCCGAGGCGAGCAGCATCGCGTGGCACACCGGGCAGCACCTCGACGTCACCCGCGAGATGATGACGCTCACCGCCCGCGCGACCATGGAGACGATCTTCAGCGGTGAGCTGCCCGCGGACGTGGTCGACCGGAGCATCGACGACACGACGACGCTCGTGCGGGGTGTGTTCCGGCGGATGCTCACGCCGCCGCTGCTGAGCCGGCTGCCCATCCCGTTCAACCGCCGGTTCGACGAGGCCCGCGGACGACTGCTCGACGTCGTCGCGACGATCGTGGCGAACCGCCGCGCCGACCCCACCGACCACGGCGACCTCATGTCCTCGCTGCTGGGAGCGGTGGACGACGGTGAGACGCTCACCGACGCCGAGCTGGCGGATCAGGTGCTCACGTTCTTCATCGGCGGTACCGAGACCGCCGCCAACACCCTCGCCTGGGCGCTCCACCTGCTGGCCACCCACCCCGAGGTGCAGGACCAGGTCGCGGCGGAGGCGTGCGCGGCAGGAGGGGCGGAACCGCCGCCGCTCGACGGCGTCACCGGCCGGGTCCTCACCGAGACCCTGCGGCTGTTCCCGCCCGCGTGGCTGTTCACCCGCACCCTGACGTCCGACACCGAGCTCGGCGGCGTCGCGCTGCCGAGCGGCACCGTGGTCGCCGTCAGCCCGTACCTGATCCAGCACCGAGCCGATCTCCACCCCGATCCCGATCGGTTCGATCCCGGCCGGTGGGTCGACCGGGCTCCCGACCGCAGTGCCTACCTCCCCTTCGGCGCCGGCGCCCGCAAGTGCATCGGCGACCGGTTCGCACTGACCGAGATGGTCGCCGCGCTGCACGCGGTCCTCCGGCGCTGGCGCGTCGAGCCGCTCTCACCGGAGCCGTTCCGGCCCGCGGTGGAGGCCACCATCACCGCACGCGGCCTGACCCTGCGGGTCGTGGCACGGGGCGCCGCACCGGCGGTCGGCGAGCCCTCGGCCGGGGCCGGGTGCCCGGCATGA
- a CDS encoding class I SAM-dependent methyltransferase: MTAGYGAGHLDHDEPLELRRLRAHEEFADAGSRRALDGLDPVPGWRCLELGGGTGSVGRWLAQRCAPGEVVVTDLDTTLLPTDVANLTPLRHDVLYDDFPAASFDLVHARALLEHLPDRAAALARMVGWTAPGGWVCVDATLRITPPGGSRTAFHRCLEGLSRLASGRMGADIGWATGLPLMLAEAGLVEVGVLCTPGVVGSTGNATGLVRVSLEQFGPLLREHDLVSDDDISGCLALLDDPGHADLPFLLISAWGRRPRP; encoded by the coding sequence ATGACGGCGGGCTACGGAGCGGGTCACCTCGACCACGACGAGCCGCTGGAGCTGCGCAGACTCCGGGCCCACGAGGAGTTCGCCGACGCAGGTTCCCGACGGGCCCTCGACGGACTGGACCCGGTGCCCGGCTGGCGGTGCCTGGAGCTCGGCGGGGGAACCGGGTCGGTCGGGCGCTGGCTGGCCCAGCGCTGTGCGCCGGGTGAGGTGGTGGTCACCGATCTCGACACCACCCTGCTCCCGACCGACGTCGCGAACCTGACGCCGTTGCGGCACGACGTCCTGTACGACGACTTCCCGGCCGCCTCGTTCGACCTCGTGCACGCCCGCGCCCTGCTGGAGCACCTGCCCGACCGGGCCGCCGCGCTGGCCAGGATGGTGGGGTGGACCGCGCCGGGCGGGTGGGTCTGCGTCGACGCCACGCTCCGCATCACCCCGCCCGGCGGCAGCCGCACCGCCTTCCACCGCTGCCTGGAGGGGCTCTCCCGGCTCGCGTCCGGCCGGATGGGCGCCGACATCGGGTGGGCCACCGGCCTGCCGCTGATGCTCGCCGAAGCCGGGCTGGTGGAGGTCGGCGTGCTCTGCACCCCGGGCGTCGTGGGGTCGACCGGAAACGCCACCGGCCTCGTCCGTGTCTCGCTGGAGCAGTTCGGCCCGCTGCTGCGCGAGCACGATCTCGTCTCCGACGACGACATCTCCGGCTGCCTCGCCCTGCTCGACGACCCCGGGCATGCCGACCTGCCGTTCCTGCTGATCTCCGCCTGGGGCCGGCGGCCCCGCCCGTGA
- a CDS encoding 3-oxoacyl-[acyl-carrier-protein] synthase III C-terminal domain-containing protein, which yields MLWSDVNIAGSGSWIPPIRPRAGARPDTPSAADANGFGSAAVATGDTAVGMAARAALKALRHAGAVGSDLSLLVHASFQDVDHYTPSPYLLRALGTTVATGMEIGAASDGGAAALVTAAEHLTARPDARAAMVTAGSRFPAERWDFVHEIGYLAGDAGGAAVLTRAPGRARLVATAHAAVPRLEEMSRAAAGVAGGATGRRMAVEQTGLAPHITSLQEATRSCVEQVLEEAGLGPADVAHTAVVAIGSAVLDVLLSGPPLHARAADTSWTFGRHVAHAGPCDLLLAVDRLLRGGTVVPGDRVLVVSFGLGFRWTAAVLEITAPVPGRTAA from the coding sequence GTGCTCTGGTCCGACGTGAACATCGCGGGCAGCGGGTCGTGGATCCCGCCCATCCGGCCGCGGGCAGGTGCCCGGCCGGACACCCCCTCGGCGGCCGACGCCAACGGGTTCGGCTCCGCCGCCGTGGCCACGGGCGACACGGCCGTCGGGATGGCGGCACGCGCGGCGCTGAAGGCCCTGCGGCACGCCGGTGCCGTCGGCTCCGACCTGAGCCTGCTCGTGCACGCGAGCTTCCAGGACGTCGACCACTACACCCCCTCGCCCTACCTGCTGCGCGCCCTGGGCACCACGGTGGCGACGGGGATGGAGATCGGCGCCGCGAGTGACGGCGGTGCGGCCGCGCTGGTCACGGCGGCCGAGCACCTCACCGCACGTCCGGACGCACGGGCGGCGATGGTCACCGCGGGGTCCCGCTTCCCCGCCGAACGCTGGGACTTCGTCCACGAGATCGGCTACCTCGCCGGCGACGCGGGCGGGGCGGCGGTGCTCACCCGTGCGCCGGGCCGGGCCCGGCTGGTGGCGACCGCACACGCCGCGGTGCCCCGTCTGGAGGAGATGAGCAGGGCCGCGGCCGGCGTCGCGGGCGGGGCGACGGGCCGGCGCATGGCGGTCGAGCAGACGGGGCTCGCCCCGCACATCACCTCCCTGCAGGAGGCCACGCGCTCCTGCGTCGAGCAGGTGCTGGAGGAAGCCGGTCTCGGACCGGCGGACGTCGCGCACACCGCCGTCGTCGCGATCGGGTCGGCGGTGCTCGACGTCCTGCTGTCGGGGCCACCGCTGCACGCCCGTGCGGCCGACACGAGCTGGACGTTCGGACGCCACGTCGCCCATGCCGGACCGTGCGACCTGCTGCTGGCCGTCGACCGGCTGCTCCGTGGCGGGACGGTCGTGCCCGGCGACCGCGTGCTCGTGGTGAGCTTCGGGCTCGGGTTCCGCTGGACCGCCGCGGTCCTGGAGATCACCGCGCCCGTCCCCGGACGGACCGCGGCATGA
- a CDS encoding SDR family oxidoreductase: protein MNGHEGSPDDLTGRIALVTGAARSLGADIVRSLARRGAHVIVNYFHSVEAARELEAELRAAGRSCDFIRASVAKTAEVDRMFDLVRERHGGLDILVNNAAAGAFLPLLDVDDVYWERAWRTNVMGPYHCSRRAAELMDGRSGAAVLCLSAVGSHLPVPGYGPGGVTKAAAESLVRYLALELAPRGIRVNTVLLGSVASDIVRSLADPDTIGDRSDDERLLRRTISTPDAADLICHFLHPHAGFVTGQTLVADGGIGLTGMQTLQLHSNLAAHAAPARGSASPAPAGPPSGGPQPAGTVAGTPSEEPRAEAVAADDDAVAVVGIGVALPGANDRRELWDRLREATLQASEPTGFALEHFHASDPTVPDRFHARRAGYLTGFVPDPRSLSEPHGLRDHPGVAPTARWLRHCAVQALDGVRRGAGDRWLAVTTGAHDHIGLGDRAPVLGAQYASMLRGTTAADSGGDWLGEMAEHAVLAHYSGSGADPLMHQPASVSRVALGGLVPDDARHLTLDAACASGLYVLDAAVKALREGTCDVALAGGTSVAEPTLLTLFCKAQGITPSGRVRPFDRDADGTLLAEGAVALVLKTHAKAVADGDEIRGLVLGTGLAADGRGKGIHAPAERGQELAISRAWADAGVGPDDLDWIVAHGTGTPTGDEVEARALLARLGERRRTCLLTSNKQVFGHTGVLAGLVSVAHALTAIEHGAIPAQTDRIAPHALLEGEERLRVPVADVGWRPSDRPRIVGVSSFGLGGADAHAVLADRVPTRRPARVPPEDLVVVGWNTHLPGSDRDATAAWLAGTGPGPSAGFGDPYPVPSPREVRIPPRTTAHMDPSHLMVLQAVDPLLAQLGAAAGDLRPDTALLIGSALPSRHATRMAVRVHAAECADALGLLPDPGMVATLRERLTAAVDAFAPDISEDDFTGAVSCIAAGRVTNYDDLQGFGVAVYDHRDSGTAALDLAMRQLRHGACALALVGAVSVAPVRGWDGHLGPLVPDGATIAEGAAVVALARRSTAERHGLPILGTVASAGPGAAPPAPPAPDRTYLAVDALFALLHGVVTGRETLVGASDPATPGLRFTGVRPADAPEPDIGTRGTVDLVDMPAPPGRTLPHPVPPGTVVVTDSADLAAALEGCVDVAVWTTDGVAAQDAAGALADLPFVPAHVRVLTRFTDRGDAPADVERAEILQDLLLTTTQALLPALRNGGTVGAALLDALPGDRPHPLAGLFTGFVRSVRAEITQCGGAALLTAAPDALTALHQLARASGDAGPLHTVAARGDGSWARMDVCPDGVPAGPGGIPLGPGSVVVAFGGARGITPELLHALAVRVERPHVYLIGRTPVPAGPPTEPVPQAEFIAEQRRLHPELSLRELKARYDRLDAAREVRATLRRLAEVCGPDRVHHRVCDVLDGEATTAVLDEIHDRHGRVDLVVNAVLDLRPRALHAKALADFRAVRATKATGYRNLKHALAGRPPTILATFSTLATVAPAPGDVDYCAVNSYLEYATAAADRDLPTGHREIAILWSGWKDVGVASSVAMEETLRRNNMDAYITPAQGCAQFLSSLAHPPANGLTFFLRGPERAMLARRGIGPDAPPMPPPDVPDPAVPGPEPASPLLDGITMEGRSWVVATKTWDPRTLDERDGRWMRHHRVNGAVVLPGTFALEAAAAAATRLRPEMAVTGFRDLACHASVTVRPDGPPRTVTVSARVTTEDPAGARVSVRVTTNRVSATGKVLRFGDLCYEADVLLAPVRPHLGPAPDLRAHTPVPGFRMPIYDRHPVLALSGPFAGTSAHAHGPDGTSALFSFDHAGFSAELGGTTVPSILIDALAHLLLVPRDGAEGGPPVPGPLAGIAEVDLGCAGNDCDLAARHPVVRLGHDTASGVLTAAADGRVLVRVRGVTAFSSSEPGRLVRPGADDHRPVPA from the coding sequence GTGAACGGGCACGAGGGCTCCCCGGACGACCTGACGGGGCGGATCGCGCTGGTCACCGGCGCGGCACGCAGTCTGGGTGCCGACATCGTGCGGAGCCTGGCCCGCCGGGGCGCGCACGTGATCGTCAACTACTTCCACTCGGTCGAGGCGGCCCGGGAACTGGAGGCGGAGCTGCGTGCCGCAGGCCGATCCTGCGATTTCATCCGCGCCTCGGTGGCCAAGACCGCCGAGGTCGACCGGATGTTCGACCTCGTCCGGGAGCGGCACGGTGGTCTCGACATCCTGGTGAACAACGCCGCGGCCGGCGCTTTCCTCCCGCTGCTCGACGTCGACGACGTCTACTGGGAACGGGCCTGGCGCACCAACGTGATGGGGCCCTACCACTGCTCGCGGCGGGCGGCGGAGTTGATGGACGGCCGCTCGGGCGCGGCGGTGCTGTGCCTGTCCGCCGTGGGGTCCCACCTACCGGTGCCCGGCTACGGGCCCGGGGGCGTGACGAAGGCGGCCGCCGAGTCGCTGGTCCGCTACCTGGCGCTGGAGCTGGCCCCGCGGGGGATCCGGGTGAACACGGTCCTGCTGGGCTCGGTGGCGAGCGACATCGTGAGGTCGCTCGCCGACCCGGACACGATCGGTGACCGCTCCGACGACGAGCGGCTGCTCCGGCGCACGATCTCGACGCCGGACGCGGCCGACCTGATCTGCCACTTCCTGCACCCGCACGCCGGGTTCGTCACCGGGCAGACCCTCGTCGCCGACGGCGGCATCGGTCTCACCGGGATGCAGACGCTCCAGCTGCACAGCAACCTCGCCGCGCACGCCGCTCCCGCGCGGGGGTCGGCGTCGCCCGCGCCCGCCGGACCGCCGAGCGGGGGGCCCCAGCCGGCGGGGACCGTGGCCGGGACCCCCTCCGAGGAGCCCCGCGCCGAGGCCGTCGCTGCCGACGACGACGCCGTCGCCGTCGTCGGGATCGGGGTGGCGCTGCCCGGCGCGAACGACCGGCGCGAGCTGTGGGACCGGCTGCGCGAGGCCACGCTGCAGGCGAGCGAACCGACCGGCTTCGCGCTCGAGCACTTCCACGCCTCCGACCCCACGGTGCCCGACCGCTTCCACGCCCGCCGGGCCGGCTACCTCACCGGCTTCGTCCCGGATCCGCGCTCGCTCAGCGAGCCGCACGGACTGCGCGACCACCCCGGGGTGGCACCGACCGCGCGCTGGTTGCGGCACTGCGCCGTACAGGCACTCGACGGTGTGCGCCGCGGAGCGGGTGACCGGTGGCTCGCCGTCACCACGGGAGCGCATGATCACATCGGGCTCGGCGACCGGGCCCCGGTCCTGGGGGCGCAGTACGCGAGCATGCTCCGCGGGACCACCGCAGCCGACTCGGGCGGGGACTGGCTCGGTGAGATGGCCGAGCACGCCGTGCTCGCCCACTACTCCGGCAGCGGTGCCGACCCGCTCATGCACCAGCCCGCGTCCGTCTCACGGGTGGCACTCGGCGGGCTCGTGCCCGACGACGCCCGGCACCTCACGCTCGACGCCGCCTGCGCCAGCGGCCTCTACGTGCTCGACGCCGCCGTGAAGGCCCTCCGGGAGGGCACGTGCGACGTCGCGCTCGCCGGCGGCACCTCGGTGGCCGAGCCGACCCTGCTGACCCTGTTCTGCAAGGCCCAGGGCATCACCCCCAGCGGCCGGGTACGTCCGTTCGACCGGGACGCTGACGGCACGTTGCTCGCCGAGGGTGCCGTGGCGCTCGTCCTCAAGACCCACGCCAAGGCCGTCGCGGACGGTGACGAGATCCGGGGGCTGGTGCTCGGTACCGGCCTGGCCGCCGACGGCCGGGGCAAGGGCATCCACGCCCCGGCCGAACGCGGTCAGGAGTTGGCGATCTCCCGCGCCTGGGCCGACGCCGGTGTCGGACCCGACGACCTCGACTGGATCGTGGCCCACGGCACCGGAACGCCGACCGGGGACGAGGTCGAGGCCCGGGCCCTGCTGGCGCGGCTCGGCGAGAGGCGGCGCACCTGCCTGCTCACCTCCAACAAGCAGGTCTTCGGACACACCGGTGTGCTCGCCGGGCTCGTCTCGGTCGCGCACGCGCTCACCGCGATCGAGCACGGGGCGATCCCGGCCCAGACGGACCGGATCGCCCCGCACGCGCTGCTGGAGGGGGAGGAACGGCTCAGGGTGCCCGTCGCCGACGTCGGCTGGCGGCCCTCGGACCGCCCACGCATCGTCGGCGTCTCGTCGTTCGGGCTCGGCGGAGCCGACGCACACGCCGTGCTGGCCGACCGCGTCCCGACCCGGCGGCCCGCCAGGGTGCCCCCCGAGGACCTCGTCGTCGTCGGCTGGAACACGCACCTGCCCGGCTCCGACCGCGACGCGACGGCTGCCTGGCTGGCGGGTACCGGGCCCGGTCCCTCGGCAGGATTCGGCGACCCGTACCCCGTCCCGTCGCCGCGCGAGGTGCGGATCCCGCCACGCACCACCGCGCACATGGACCCGAGCCACCTGATGGTGCTGCAGGCGGTGGACCCGCTGCTGGCGCAGCTGGGCGCCGCGGCCGGGGACCTGCGTCCCGACACCGCGCTGCTGATCGGGTCGGCGCTGCCCAGCAGGCACGCCACCCGGATGGCCGTCCGGGTGCACGCCGCCGAGTGCGCCGACGCGCTCGGGTTGCTGCCCGACCCCGGCATGGTCGCGACGCTGCGTGAGCGGCTCACCGCCGCCGTCGACGCGTTCGCTCCCGACATCAGCGAGGACGACTTCACCGGTGCCGTCTCCTGCATCGCAGCCGGCCGGGTGACCAACTACGACGACCTGCAGGGGTTCGGCGTGGCCGTCTACGACCACCGGGACTCGGGCACCGCCGCACTCGACCTCGCGATGCGTCAGCTCCGCCACGGGGCCTGCGCGCTGGCGCTGGTGGGGGCCGTGAGTGTGGCACCGGTCCGGGGCTGGGACGGACATCTCGGTCCGCTCGTACCGGACGGGGCGACGATCGCGGAGGGCGCCGCCGTCGTGGCACTGGCCCGGCGCTCGACCGCCGAGCGCCACGGTCTGCCGATCCTGGGAACGGTCGCGTCGGCCGGTCCGGGGGCGGCGCCGCCCGCGCCGCCCGCGCCCGATCGCACCTACCTCGCCGTCGATGCGCTGTTCGCGCTGCTGCACGGTGTCGTCACCGGCCGCGAGACGCTCGTCGGTGCGAGCGACCCGGCCACACCGGGCCTGCGCTTCACCGGGGTGCGGCCCGCCGACGCACCGGAACCGGACATCGGTACCCGGGGCACGGTGGACCTCGTCGACATGCCCGCTCCGCCCGGGAGGACCCTGCCGCACCCGGTGCCGCCGGGCACCGTCGTCGTCACCGACTCCGCCGACCTCGCGGCCGCACTGGAGGGCTGCGTCGACGTCGCCGTGTGGACGACCGACGGCGTCGCCGCGCAGGACGCGGCCGGCGCTCTCGCGGACCTCCCGTTCGTCCCGGCCCACGTGCGGGTGCTGACGCGGTTCACCGACCGCGGTGACGCCCCCGCCGACGTCGAGCGTGCCGAGATTCTGCAGGACCTGCTCCTGACCACGACCCAGGCACTGCTCCCGGCGCTGCGCAACGGCGGAACCGTCGGCGCCGCGCTGCTCGACGCCCTGCCCGGCGACCGTCCGCACCCGCTCGCCGGCCTGTTCACCGGGTTCGTCCGCTCGGTCCGCGCCGAGATCACCCAGTGCGGGGGAGCCGCGCTGCTCACCGCGGCGCCCGACGCGCTGACCGCACTGCACCAGCTGGCCCGCGCGAGCGGCGACGCCGGTCCGCTGCACACGGTCGCGGCCCGCGGGGACGGGAGCTGGGCCCGGATGGACGTCTGCCCGGACGGCGTGCCCGCCGGCCCGGGCGGGATCCCGCTGGGGCCGGGCTCGGTCGTCGTCGCGTTCGGCGGCGCACGCGGGATCACGCCGGAGCTGCTGCACGCGCTCGCCGTCCGCGTCGAGCGACCGCACGTCTACCTGATCGGCCGCACCCCGGTCCCGGCCGGCCCGCCCACCGAGCCGGTACCCCAGGCGGAGTTCATCGCCGAGCAGCGACGCCTGCATCCCGAGCTGAGCCTGCGCGAGCTCAAGGCGCGGTACGACCGTCTCGACGCCGCCCGGGAGGTTCGGGCGACGCTGCGGCGGCTCGCCGAGGTCTGCGGTCCCGACCGCGTGCACCACCGCGTCTGCGACGTGCTCGACGGCGAGGCCACCACCGCCGTCCTCGACGAGATCCACGACCGGCACGGCCGCGTCGACCTCGTGGTGAACGCCGTGCTCGACCTGCGCCCCCGCGCGCTGCACGCCAAGGCACTCGCCGACTTCCGGGCCGTGCGGGCCACGAAGGCCACCGGCTACCGCAACCTGAAGCACGCCCTCGCCGGACGACCACCGACGATCCTCGCCACCTTCAGCACCCTCGCCACGGTCGCGCCGGCGCCCGGCGACGTCGACTACTGCGCGGTGAACTCCTACCTCGAGTACGCCACGGCCGCCGCCGACCGGGACCTGCCCACCGGGCACCGGGAGATCGCGATCCTCTGGAGCGGCTGGAAGGACGTCGGCGTGGCCAGCAGCGTCGCCATGGAGGAGACGCTGCGGCGCAACAACATGGACGCCTACATCACGCCGGCCCAGGGGTGCGCGCAGTTCCTCTCGTCGCTGGCCCACCCGCCGGCGAACGGGCTGACGTTCTTCCTGCGCGGGCCGGAACGGGCCATGCTCGCCCGCCGGGGCATCGGACCGGACGCCCCGCCGATGCCGCCCCCCGACGTCCCGGACCCCGCCGTCCCGGGTCCGGAACCGGCCTCGCCGCTCCTCGACGGCATCACGATGGAGGGCCGGTCCTGGGTGGTCGCGACGAAGACGTGGGACCCCCGCACGCTCGACGAGCGGGACGGGCGGTGGATGCGCCACCACCGGGTCAACGGCGCCGTCGTGCTCCCCGGCACGTTCGCGCTCGAGGCCGCCGCGGCCGCCGCGACCCGGCTGCGGCCGGAGATGGCCGTCACCGGTTTCCGTGACCTCGCCTGCCACGCCTCGGTGACGGTGCGGCCCGACGGTCCTCCCCGCACCGTCACGGTCTCCGCACGGGTGACCACCGAGGATCCCGCCGGGGCCCGGGTCTCGGTCCGGGTCACGACGAACCGGGTCAGCGCGACCGGGAAGGTGCTCCGGTTCGGCGACCTCTGCTACGAGGCGGACGTCCTGCTCGCCCCGGTCCGCCCCCACCTCGGCCCGGCGCCGGACCTGCGGGCGCACACCCCCGTCCCGGGGTTCCGGATGCCGATCTACGACCGACATCCCGTACTGGCGCTGAGCGGGCCGTTCGCCGGGACCTCGGCCCACGCCCACGGGCCGGACGGGACGAGTGCACTGTTCTCGTTCGACCACGCGGGGTTCTCGGCCGAGCTCGGCGGGACGACGGTGCCCTCGATCCTGATCGACGCGCTCGCCCACCTGCTGCTCGTGCCGCGGGACGGGGCCGAGGGCGGACCACCGGTGCCGGGCCCCCTCGCCGGTATCGCCGAGGTCGATCTGGGGTGCGCCGGCAACGACTGCGACCTCGCCGCTCGCCACCCGGTCGTCCGGCTCGGCCACGACACCGCGTCCGGAGTGCTCACCGCGGCCGCCGACGGCCGGGTGCTGGTCCGGGTCCGCGGCGTCACCGCCTTCTCGAGCAGCGAACCGGGGCGTCTGGTCCGTCCGGGGGCCGACGACCACCGGCCCGTCCCCGCCTGA